The Musa acuminata AAA Group cultivar baxijiao chromosome BXJ1-3, Cavendish_Baxijiao_AAA, whole genome shotgun sequence genome window below encodes:
- the LOC135631691 gene encoding protein LONGIFOLIA 2-like isoform X1 yields MTPGVVGHGGVLEEPRLERQMGCMAGFLHLFDRHQILAGRRRYSTRSLPTSSAAGSRSPSESSVASSASLFMESHPPSRPLEPRPSSPERSSVSETPARRSLPLPLPIFEVADGARTTWRIRDSPRLSLDSRAVVDARGKLRPREIRTAVPVTPGGQSDASDAGEEQRRSPSVVVRLMGLNSLPSSGSAGGAELDGAELRRSASESRVRRDPSSYGFADAGSFHKPSPQAEATPISAEEFFKTVNPARFRLNDAKKAKPAARSTLLQPLQRKIFFDAEDFFPEPKRSAALYCEIEKRLRMRGIDEPAKDLETLKHILEAVQLKGLLHSNLSDHHVIDRRNLTYDHEGRIHRDSPIVVMKPTSRSPRRPSSEPPPPRSGAACKSAGPVRRERAAVERTIKEGKERKYRAPISPESPSSAVHRRPLNAAAQKSAQPQRRVSTVGSPKSSPKRVGSDPLAVRSPRSRRPTSASPAEEKVHAPAEDDSSTSLSESSISASSQLDLEVQQPFPSPPTQSRNISWSFEFVVTRMVDDHLTQRSRAEDCRSGASLLERCDKLLHSIAAFTAADQQPSPVSVLDSSSYLGDDGSPSPSPLAKRSIYFKDQLAADEWEELAWSPPASTNHGDADGGPDAVDHDYAYAHDVVRACRRYGDVSDDVYAVLEKGCRRRRAGDATKAARLHRRLLFDTVAEILDRKRRVSPWEAFSSPPAGGGGEGEEEEEALLRQVWAEVRRIREQVAEDDQDAVACCAVRKDMAGGLAADGWARHAAEMSDAIRQIERQIFKDLVADTIHDLAAGVPESRPLLPRRKLVF; encoded by the exons ATGACGCCCGGCGTTGTTGGCCATGGAGGTGTCCTAGAGGAGCCGCGCCTCGAGCGGCAGATGGGGTGCATGGCTGGGTTCCTCCATCTGTTCGACCGCCACCAAATCCTCGCCGGAAGGCGCCGCTACTCCACCCGAAGCCTCCCCACTTCCTCG GCTGCTGGATCGAGGTCGCCGTCGGAGAGTTCGGTAGCTTCCTCGGCGTCGTTGTTCATGGAGAGCCATCCTCCTTCGAGGCCGCTGGAGCCCCGCCCTTCTTCGCCGGAGAGAAGCTCCGTGTCGGAGACGCCGGCGAGGCGGTCGcttccgctgccgctcccgatcttcGAGGTCGCGGACGGGGCGAGGACCACCTGGAGGATCCGAGACTCTCCTAGGCTTTCTCTCGACAGCCGCGCGGTGGTTGACGCGAGAGGAAAGCTCCGACCACGGGAGATCCGGACGGCGGTCCCCGTGACCCCCGGGGGCCAATCTGACGCCTCCGACGCCGGGGAGGAGCAGCGGCGTTCCCCGAGCGTCGTAGTGCGGCTAATGGGGCTCAACTCCCTGCCGAGTTCCGGCAGCGCAGGTGGAGCTGAGCTGGACGGCGCCGAGCTCCGCCGATCCGCCTCCGAGTCACGAGTTCGGAGAGATCCATCGAGCTACGGATTCGCGGACGCAGGATCGTTCCACAAGCCATCGCCGCAAGCGGAAGCCACTCCGATATCCGCCGAGGAGTTCTTTAAGACGGTCAATCCGGCCCGATTCCGGCTTAACGACGCCAAGAAGGCCAAGCCGGCTGCGAGAAGCACCCTGCTTCAACCGCTCCAGCGGAAGATCTTCTTTGACGCCGAGGACTTCTTCCCGGAGCCGAAGCGGTCGGCAGCGCTCTACTGCGAGATCGAGAAGCGGCTCAGGATGCGAGGCATCGACGAGCCGGCGAAAGACCTGGAGACTCTGAAGCACATCCTGGAAGCGGTCCAGCTCAAAGGGCTCCTCCACTCCAATCTGTCGGACCACCACGTCATCGATCGCCGCAATCTCACGTACGACCACGAGGGCCGGATCCACCGCGACTCCCCGATCGTCGTCATGAAGCCGACATCCAGGTCCCCGCGGCGGCCATCGAGCGAGCCGCCACCTCCCAGATCCGGCGCAGCTTGCAAGAGCGCAGGGCCGGTCCGGCGtgagcgggcggcggtggagcggACCATCAAGGAAGGAAAAGAACGGAAGTATCGAGCGCCGATATCGCCCGAGAGCCCAAGCTCGGCGGTTCATCGAAGGCCGTTGAACGCAGCGGCCCAGAAGAGTGCACAACCGCAGCGGAGGGTCTCGACCGTCGGTTCCCCAAAGTCTAGTCCGAAGAGGGTGGGTTCGGATCCGCTGGCCGTCCGATCGCCGAGGAGCCGGAGGCCAACGTCGGCTTCACCTGCCGAGGAGAAGGTCCACGCACCGGCGGAGGACGATTCCTCCACCAGCCTTTCCGAGAGTAGCATCAGCGCGTCGTCTCAATTAGACTTGGAGGTACAACAACCTTTTCCGTCTCCACCAACGCAATCCCGCAACATTTCATGGAGTTTCGAGTTTGTAGTGACACGGATGGTGGATGATCATTTGACGCAGAGATCGAGGGCGGAGGACTGCAGATCAGGGGCAAGCCTGCTGGAGCGATGCGACAAGCTGTTGCACAGCATCGCGGCGTTCACCGCGGCGGACCAGCAGCCGAGCCCCGTCTCGGTGCTCGATTCGTCGTCGTACCTCGGCGACGACGGCTCGCCTTCGCCCTCTCCCCTCGCCAAGCGTTCCATCTACTTCAAAG ATCAACTGGCAGCCGACGAGTGGGAGGAGTTGGCGTGGTCTCCACCGGCTTCAACGAATCATGGTGACGCGGACGGCGGGCCCGACGCAGTAGACCACGACTACGCCTACGCGCACGACGTCGtgcgcgcctgccgccgctacgggGACGTGTCCGACGACGTGTACGCGGTCCTGGAGAAGGGCTGCCGCCGGCGCCGTGCGGGCGACGCGACCAAGGCCGCCCGCCTCCACCGCCGGCTCCTCTTCGACACTGTGGCCGAGATCCTGGACCGCAAGCGCCGGGTGTCCCCCTGGGAGGCCTTCTCGAGCCCCCCCGCGGGAGGCggcggggagggggaggaggaggaggaggcactgCTGCGGCAGGTGTGGGCTGAGGTGCGGCGCATCCGTGAGCAGGTGGCGGAGGACGACCAGGACGCCGTCGCCTGCTGCGCCGTGCGGAAGGACATGGCCGGAGGGCTCGCCGCCGACGGGTGGGCCCGCCACGCCGCCGAGATGTCCGACGCCATCCGACAAATCGAGCGGCAGATCTTCAAGGACCTCGTCGCGGATACCATCCACGACCTCGCCGCCGGCGTCCCGGAGTCCCGCCCCCTTCTCCCCCGCCGCAAGCTCGTCTTCTAG
- the LOC135631691 gene encoding protein LONGIFOLIA 2-like isoform X2 — protein MTPGVVGHGGVLEEPRLERQMGCMAGFLHLFDRHQILAGRRRYSTRSLPTSSAAGSRSPSESSVASSASLFMESHPPSRPLEPRPSSPERSSVSETPARRSLPLPLPIFEVADGARTTWRIRDSPRLSLDSRAVVDARGKLRPREIRTAVPVTPGGQSDASDAGEEQRRSPSVVVRLMGLNSLPSSGSAGGAELDGAELRRSASESRVRRDPSSYGFADAGSFHKPSPQAEATPISAEEFFKTVNPARFRLNDAKKAKPAARSTLLQPLQRKIFFDAEDFFPEPKRSAALYCEIEKRLRMRGIDEPAKDLETLKHILEAVQLKGLLHSNLSDHHVIDRRNLTYDHEGRIHRDSPIVVMKPTSRSPRRPSSEPPPPRSGAACKSAGPVRRERAAVERTIKEGKERKYRAPISPESPSSAVHRRPLNAAAQKSAQPQRRVSTVGSPKSSPKRVGSDPLAVRSPRSRRPTSASPAEEKVHAPAEDDSSTSLSESSISASSQLDLERSRAEDCRSGASLLERCDKLLHSIAAFTAADQQPSPVSVLDSSSYLGDDGSPSPSPLAKRSIYFKDQLAADEWEELAWSPPASTNHGDADGGPDAVDHDYAYAHDVVRACRRYGDVSDDVYAVLEKGCRRRRAGDATKAARLHRRLLFDTVAEILDRKRRVSPWEAFSSPPAGGGGEGEEEEEALLRQVWAEVRRIREQVAEDDQDAVACCAVRKDMAGGLAADGWARHAAEMSDAIRQIERQIFKDLVADTIHDLAAGVPESRPLLPRRKLVF, from the exons ATGACGCCCGGCGTTGTTGGCCATGGAGGTGTCCTAGAGGAGCCGCGCCTCGAGCGGCAGATGGGGTGCATGGCTGGGTTCCTCCATCTGTTCGACCGCCACCAAATCCTCGCCGGAAGGCGCCGCTACTCCACCCGAAGCCTCCCCACTTCCTCG GCTGCTGGATCGAGGTCGCCGTCGGAGAGTTCGGTAGCTTCCTCGGCGTCGTTGTTCATGGAGAGCCATCCTCCTTCGAGGCCGCTGGAGCCCCGCCCTTCTTCGCCGGAGAGAAGCTCCGTGTCGGAGACGCCGGCGAGGCGGTCGcttccgctgccgctcccgatcttcGAGGTCGCGGACGGGGCGAGGACCACCTGGAGGATCCGAGACTCTCCTAGGCTTTCTCTCGACAGCCGCGCGGTGGTTGACGCGAGAGGAAAGCTCCGACCACGGGAGATCCGGACGGCGGTCCCCGTGACCCCCGGGGGCCAATCTGACGCCTCCGACGCCGGGGAGGAGCAGCGGCGTTCCCCGAGCGTCGTAGTGCGGCTAATGGGGCTCAACTCCCTGCCGAGTTCCGGCAGCGCAGGTGGAGCTGAGCTGGACGGCGCCGAGCTCCGCCGATCCGCCTCCGAGTCACGAGTTCGGAGAGATCCATCGAGCTACGGATTCGCGGACGCAGGATCGTTCCACAAGCCATCGCCGCAAGCGGAAGCCACTCCGATATCCGCCGAGGAGTTCTTTAAGACGGTCAATCCGGCCCGATTCCGGCTTAACGACGCCAAGAAGGCCAAGCCGGCTGCGAGAAGCACCCTGCTTCAACCGCTCCAGCGGAAGATCTTCTTTGACGCCGAGGACTTCTTCCCGGAGCCGAAGCGGTCGGCAGCGCTCTACTGCGAGATCGAGAAGCGGCTCAGGATGCGAGGCATCGACGAGCCGGCGAAAGACCTGGAGACTCTGAAGCACATCCTGGAAGCGGTCCAGCTCAAAGGGCTCCTCCACTCCAATCTGTCGGACCACCACGTCATCGATCGCCGCAATCTCACGTACGACCACGAGGGCCGGATCCACCGCGACTCCCCGATCGTCGTCATGAAGCCGACATCCAGGTCCCCGCGGCGGCCATCGAGCGAGCCGCCACCTCCCAGATCCGGCGCAGCTTGCAAGAGCGCAGGGCCGGTCCGGCGtgagcgggcggcggtggagcggACCATCAAGGAAGGAAAAGAACGGAAGTATCGAGCGCCGATATCGCCCGAGAGCCCAAGCTCGGCGGTTCATCGAAGGCCGTTGAACGCAGCGGCCCAGAAGAGTGCACAACCGCAGCGGAGGGTCTCGACCGTCGGTTCCCCAAAGTCTAGTCCGAAGAGGGTGGGTTCGGATCCGCTGGCCGTCCGATCGCCGAGGAGCCGGAGGCCAACGTCGGCTTCACCTGCCGAGGAGAAGGTCCACGCACCGGCGGAGGACGATTCCTCCACCAGCCTTTCCGAGAGTAGCATCAGCGCGTCGTCTCAATTAGACTTGGAG AGATCGAGGGCGGAGGACTGCAGATCAGGGGCAAGCCTGCTGGAGCGATGCGACAAGCTGTTGCACAGCATCGCGGCGTTCACCGCGGCGGACCAGCAGCCGAGCCCCGTCTCGGTGCTCGATTCGTCGTCGTACCTCGGCGACGACGGCTCGCCTTCGCCCTCTCCCCTCGCCAAGCGTTCCATCTACTTCAAAG ATCAACTGGCAGCCGACGAGTGGGAGGAGTTGGCGTGGTCTCCACCGGCTTCAACGAATCATGGTGACGCGGACGGCGGGCCCGACGCAGTAGACCACGACTACGCCTACGCGCACGACGTCGtgcgcgcctgccgccgctacgggGACGTGTCCGACGACGTGTACGCGGTCCTGGAGAAGGGCTGCCGCCGGCGCCGTGCGGGCGACGCGACCAAGGCCGCCCGCCTCCACCGCCGGCTCCTCTTCGACACTGTGGCCGAGATCCTGGACCGCAAGCGCCGGGTGTCCCCCTGGGAGGCCTTCTCGAGCCCCCCCGCGGGAGGCggcggggagggggaggaggaggaggaggcactgCTGCGGCAGGTGTGGGCTGAGGTGCGGCGCATCCGTGAGCAGGTGGCGGAGGACGACCAGGACGCCGTCGCCTGCTGCGCCGTGCGGAAGGACATGGCCGGAGGGCTCGCCGCCGACGGGTGGGCCCGCCACGCCGCCGAGATGTCCGACGCCATCCGACAAATCGAGCGGCAGATCTTCAAGGACCTCGTCGCGGATACCATCCACGACCTCGCCGCCGGCGTCCCGGAGTCCCGCCCCCTTCTCCCCCGCCGCAAGCTCGTCTTCTAG
- the LOC135631706 gene encoding calmodulin-like isoform X2 — MHGFMDLTDEHKEVFSLFDKDGDGHITLEELRTIIRSLGREPTLQELQDMIREVDVDGNGTIEFDEFLNVMAMRTKEATEAEAEEELREAFKVFDIDNNGYISPSEV; from the exons ATGCACGGTTTCATGGATCTCACAGATGAGCACAAGGAGGTCTTCTCCCTTTTCGACAAGGATGGAGATG GTCACATCACGCTCGAAGAACTGCGCACCATCATCCGATCATTAGGCCGAGAACCAACTCTGCAAGAGCTGCAGGATATGATCAGGGAGGTCGATGTGGATGGTAATGGCACCATAGAGTTTGATGAATTCTTGAACGTGATGGCTATGAGAACGAAG GAGGCTACTGAGGCTGAGGCTGAAGAAGAACTGCGAGAAGCCTTCAAGGTTTTCGATATAGACAACAATGGATACATCTCACCCAGCGAG GTATGA
- the LOC135631706 gene encoding uncharacterized protein LOC135631706 isoform X1 — protein sequence MHGFMDLTDEHKEVFSLFDKDGDGHITLEELRTIIRSLGREPTLQELQDMIREVDVDGNGTIEFDEFLNVMAMRTKEATEAEAEEELREAFKVFDIDNNGYISPSELMSVMTNLGEEVTKEIAAEMIMEVDADGDGQVDFKEFSTLMMAIGTTPTNSFSSLYIN from the exons ATGCACGGTTTCATGGATCTCACAGATGAGCACAAGGAGGTCTTCTCCCTTTTCGACAAGGATGGAGATG GTCACATCACGCTCGAAGAACTGCGCACCATCATCCGATCATTAGGCCGAGAACCAACTCTGCAAGAGCTGCAGGATATGATCAGGGAGGTCGATGTGGATGGTAATGGCACCATAGAGTTTGATGAATTCTTGAACGTGATGGCTATGAGAACGAAG GAGGCTACTGAGGCTGAGGCTGAAGAAGAACTGCGAGAAGCCTTCAAGGTTTTCGATATAGACAACAATGGATACATCTCACCCAGCGAG CTTATGAGCGTGATGACTAATCTGGGAGAGGAAGTAACAAAGGAGATTGCCGCAGAGATGATCATGGAGGTTGACGCTGATGGTGACGGGCAGGTGGATTTCAAGGAATTCTCCACCTTGATGATGGCTATCGGAACTACACCGACGAATTCCTTTTCTTCATTGTACATAAACTGA